In Rhodoferax koreense, a genomic segment contains:
- a CDS encoding FAD-binding oxidoreductase, whose translation MTTSTSDSALPAIQALQAELGPGAVFIAADVPARNRNDYSGIGPTAPLAMVRPADTAGVAVALRICHTHGVAVVPQGGLTGLCGGGRAGAHEVALSLERLVGIQEIDTASATMTVLAGTPLEVVQKAAAEAGFFCPLDLGARGSCAIGGNLSTNAGGNRVIRYGMARDMVLGLEAVLADGTVMTSLNKMIKNNAGFDLKHLFIGSEGTLGIITRIVLRLFPKPASTMVAMFAADDYATVLKLLSAARNGLGPTLSAFEVMWPDYWAMATRRVRGVRNPFAGDPRSEKDDADAYGAYVLVEALGTDAAQDAPRFQAWLEGLLEDGTVPNAVVSQSLADEKAFWGVRDACAEFHQLWPGHLAFDIGLPVTAMDDYARRCKAAITAQLPGCEAVFYGHIGDGNVHIVTYQSGVPAQPKDAVEEIVYGLVREYGGTVSAEHGIGTLKRRWLAHARSPEQIALMRTLKAAMDPKNILNPGKVI comes from the coding sequence ATGACCACTTCCACATCCGATTCCGCCCTCCCGGCAATACAGGCACTGCAGGCCGAACTCGGCCCCGGCGCCGTCTTCATCGCCGCCGACGTGCCCGCACGCAACCGCAACGACTACAGCGGCATCGGTCCCACCGCGCCGCTGGCCATGGTGCGCCCGGCGGATACCGCCGGCGTGGCCGTGGCGCTGCGCATCTGCCACACGCATGGCGTGGCCGTGGTGCCGCAGGGCGGGCTCACCGGGCTGTGCGGCGGTGGCCGCGCGGGTGCGCACGAGGTGGCGCTGTCGCTGGAGCGCCTGGTCGGCATCCAGGAGATCGACACCGCCTCAGCCACCATGACCGTGCTGGCCGGCACGCCGCTCGAGGTTGTGCAGAAAGCGGCGGCCGAGGCCGGCTTCTTCTGCCCGCTGGATCTGGGCGCGCGCGGCTCCTGCGCCATCGGCGGCAACTTGTCGACGAATGCCGGCGGCAACCGCGTGATCCGCTACGGCATGGCGCGCGACATGGTGCTGGGCCTGGAGGCCGTGCTGGCCGACGGCACGGTGATGACCAGCCTGAACAAGATGATCAAGAACAACGCCGGCTTCGACCTGAAGCACCTGTTCATCGGCAGCGAAGGCACGCTGGGCATCATCACGCGTATCGTGCTGCGGCTGTTTCCCAAGCCGGCCTCGACCATGGTGGCGATGTTCGCCGCCGACGACTACGCCACAGTGCTGAAGCTGCTGAGCGCCGCGCGCAACGGCCTCGGCCCCACGCTGTCGGCCTTCGAGGTCATGTGGCCCGACTACTGGGCCATGGCGACGCGGCGCGTGCGCGGCGTGCGCAACCCGTTCGCGGGTGATCCGCGCAGCGAGAAGGACGACGCCGATGCCTACGGCGCCTATGTGCTGGTCGAGGCGCTCGGCACCGACGCAGCGCAGGACGCACCGCGTTTCCAGGCCTGGCTCGAAGGCCTGCTCGAGGACGGCACGGTGCCCAACGCCGTCGTCTCGCAGTCGCTGGCCGATGAAAAGGCGTTCTGGGGCGTGCGCGACGCCTGTGCCGAATTCCACCAGTTGTGGCCCGGCCACCTGGCCTTCGACATCGGCCTGCCGGTCACGGCGATGGACGACTATGCGCGCCGCTGCAAGGCCGCCATCACGGCGCAGCTGCCGGGCTGCGAGGCCGTGTTCTACGGCCACATCGGCGACGGCAACGTGCACATCGTCACCTACCAATCGGGCGTGCCGGCCCAGCCGAAGGACGCGGTGGAGGAGATCGTCTACGGCCTGGTGCGCGAATACGGCGGCACGGTGTCGGCCGAACACGGCATCGGCACCTTGAAGCGCCGCTGGCTCGCGCATGCGCGTTCGCCCGAGCAGATCGCGCTGATGCGCACGCTCAAGGCGGCGATGGACCCGAAGAACATCCTGAATCCGGGCAAGGTGATCTGA